In Lolium perenne isolate Kyuss_39 chromosome 5, Kyuss_2.0, whole genome shotgun sequence, the sequence ctccccaccgccgccgccgctccggcaCCCGTTCTACCCGAGGTGCGCGTTCCACTTCCTGGCGCGGGCGCCGGGCGCTCCGGGGACGCGCTACTGCAACGCGTGCGGCCGCGACGTGGCCGGGTTCGTCTACCACTGCCGCTCCTGCGGCTTCGACCTGCACCCCTGCTGCGCCACGCTCCCGCACGTCCTCGACGCCGGCAGCGCCAGTGGTAGAGTCGCCGTGAGGCTGTACCTGCACCCCAAGGCCGAGGCGGCGTGCCACCGGTGCGGGCACCGAGGGCGGAGCTGGACGTACCGGAGCCACTGCAAGAGCTACAGCCTCCACGTGGCGTGCGTGATGGACTTGGTCGTCGAGAGCTGGAGCGGCGTCGGCCGGAACAAGAGCGTTGCCGGCGTTGGCGCTGCTGGAGGAGGAAAGAGCGtgtacgacggcgtggtggtggcggGGAGCGGCGGCTACAGGGTGCCGGTGATACGCGGCGCGGCGAAGAGCAGCCACGCGAGCAGAGAGGGAGGGTGGTCGTCGTACTGGGGGATGAGGAAGGGCAAGGTGAAGCGCTGCTGCGAGATCGCCGGGTTCGCGGGGCAGGTGGTCATCTCTGCGGTGCTCGGCGACCCCACCGCGCTCATCGCCGGCGTCATCGGCTCGCTCATAGCGCGCTGACAGATCCGTCGAGGCGCGCTGCATCACATGCTGTAAATTAACACTAGTATTACTCTGTGTACTGCTTGCATGCGTTACCCACGTGGCTCTGCATGCACGTATAGTCAGCGTCCACGTCATGATTAAGCATATTTGTTCGCGTTGGAAAACCGTCCGACCATGGTTAAGCGCCTGCATTCTGTGGAATTATTATTAGGCTTTAAACGTGAGAACTCTTCTGCAGTGACGAGAGGGTTATCTTCTTTTCTAAAAGGAGGACACACTAAGGGAAAAACAGCCGTCGCCGTGCGGCTTTTCTTTGCCGTGAGCTactgcacggcaaagaaatctttgccgtgcgcagacAGTAGGACGCACAGCAACGACAAACAGCACGGCAAAGTCTCAGAGAAGCGCACGGTAAAGAAAACCTTCACGGCAAAGTCAGCCGTGACGCACGGCAACGatacagcgcacggcaaagaaagaaaGGAGCGAACGGCAAAGAAGAAACGAAGGCAAAGACACAgcaagccgcacggcaaagaaacgatGCACAGCAAAGGCCCTGGACGTTGCCGTGgtggcccctttgccgtgcggccagacaaggtgcacggcaaaggctcctttgccgtgcggttctttctttgccgtgcgccataattcattttatttgtttttatttttattttatttcatctaatacttatatttatttttttaattagttttactttttgatgactatttattagtgttacttaagacaatgtgcaatacaaaattactctccatattcatccccccacatatatcagggttgcggtgctccggcggtcgtccccctccttcccccaaaaacagcgggacggcgggtctacccccgtaga encodes:
- the LOC127298851 gene encoding uncharacterized protein: MRYGEVAHFSHPQHRLRLEQLDTPFRCDGCKEVGIGARYRCPIPACRAAVGDHDLHRQCALPLSPPPPPLRHPFYPRCAFHFLARAPGAPGTRYCNACGRDVAGFVYHCRSCGFDLHPCCATLPHVLDAGSASGRVAVRLYLHPKAEAACHRCGHRGRSWTYRSHCKSYSLHVACVMDLVVESWSGVGRNKSVAGVGAAGGGKSVYDGVVVAGSGGYRVPVIRGAAKSSHASREGGWSSYWGMRKGKVKRCCEIAGFAGQVVISAVLGDPTALIAGVIGSLIAR